The Maridesulfovibrio sp. genomic sequence ATCCTTAATTTCGTTATTGCCATTAAACAGGATTGTTTACCTGGAAAGACCTATGCGGGTTTTAGCCTCCAGTTCCAAGGACAATCTGATCCCCAAAACTCCATACATGGCAATTGTCGGGGATTCCTACGCAAAAGGAAATGGGGATTGGTTTCTGGAAGTTGATAAGTCGGAACTTCCCCCGCCACCGTATCAGGCAGCCCACCTTCTGCATGAAATATTCAACGTAGATGTATTACCCATCGGAAGAGCCGGCGGTGATTTTTTACGGACCTACACATCTGATCTGCCCAACCAAATTGATTATATAAATAGTATGTGGCTCTACAGTATGCCTGAGCCGGATATGATATTATTTTATTATTATGCTGGGAATGACTTCGAAGACATTATACACAGAATGGGAAGAAATGCCTACGGAAGTTATGATAAAGACAAGCTGTATGATGAAAAATATTTTCAAGGCTGGATTGATAAATTTTCAGAGAATGATAGAACCTACTTCCCGTTGGTGAACTTTACTTCTGTTGCATACATCGGCAAAGTTACAGCAGACTACCTTGATAAGGCTAAAGATTCTGTTGTAGCTAACTTCGGGGACACAACGGCAGTACCGGATAAAGTAGACTGGTCAAAAGTAAATGTTGTTGAATTTAATGGTCACCCCACTCAGGTAGGGAAACCCATGCAAAATTTTTCATTAGGATTGACTGATGAGGAATTTAAATTCGGTTTCTACATGCTTGACCAGTCATTAGCCTATGTCTGTAAAAAATACCCTCACGCCAAGAAAGCCCTGGTATATATTCCTTCTATGATGGATTGTTATACCTTTGTCTCGCCGCTGGTAATGTCCGAAAAAACGGTTACTGCTGCCGAATGCCGTGAAAACGAGCTTTATATGGAAAAAGAAGTCGGCAACATCGCTGAAAAACATGGACTTCTCTATATAGACACCTCTCCCGGACTCCGCAAAGAAGCTAAAAAAGGGTTTCTGCATGGGCCCATGGATTTTGCTCACTTAAATAAGAAGGGCTACCATATCTTCGCTGACATTATTGCCCACAAACTTCTGCAGGCCGGATGGTTTACCAAGATGAACAAGGTGTCCTATCTGGACGAAAACAAATAAAATCAATTTCCGTAAGATTTAAAGAAGTTAGAACAAAAAAGCGGAGGATTTATGATGAATCCTCCGCTTTAATACATCCTAGCTTAAAATTTTTGTTATCATCTCATACTCCCCTTCCATAAACTCCCATCGACCTCGCAGGGCCGGAAATTCCAAGGACTCATCCAGTCTTTCCAGAAAGTATTCCCGGCTGACTTCTTCAGCACCAAGAGATTTGAGATGATCAGTGGGTTGCTGGCAATCCACAAAATGGAATTCGCGATTTTTCAACCATTGGACGATGTAAGAAAATCCTACCTTCGAGGCATCAGGCTCAAGAAAAAACATGGATTCACCGGAAAAAAACTTACCTAGCGAGACGCCATACAGGCCACCTGCAAGACGTCCCTCCCGGTTCCATACTTCCACGCTATGTGCAAAACCGAGTTTGTGCAGTTTAACATAAGCCTCAATCATTTCAGGCAAAATCCATGTCCCGGCCTGACCTGGACGAAATTTACGAGCACAGTTGGAAATTACATTTTCAAAAGCGCGATCAAAGGTAACCGTATATTCTTTTTTCCTGATCTTACGTCTGACCCGGCGGGAAATATGCAACTTATCAAATTTAAGTATCAAACGAGGATCAAGCGACCACCACAAAATTGGCGAACGTTCATCGTACCACGGAAAAATCCCCGAAGCATAAGCTGAAAGCAACCGCTCTGGACTTAAATCTCCACCAACCGCAAGCAGACCATCCGGCTCCGCTTCATCGGGGTGGGGAAAAATGGGGTCTTCTATCAGTCTGTAAACAACCATAATAATCCTTTGGTATTCGGGCTATCCTCTATAATAAACGATTATTATAATTTGGCAATAGAGTTTGACTTATTATATTGTGCCGCATTTTTATAATCTTCAAAAAAAGAAAAGGAGAAGCCCGAGATGCTTCTCCCTTTAAATTTAACTTATCAATTCAGCTAAGTAATTTTAATTCTTTCCAACCGGCTTAAACTTAAAGCTGAGTTCTTCCTCTTCGCCCTTGCCCTTGGTGCTAACCGTAACTGTTCCGCCCTTAACCAGTCTGCCGAAAAGAATTTCATCAGCAATTTCATCCTTGATGGAAGTCTGGATCAGACGGGCCATGGGTCGTGCTCCGTAAGCAGGATCGTGCCCCTTTTCTGCCAACCAGTGGCGTGCCTTCTTATCAACTTCGATGGAGACCCTGTTTTCCAGAAGCTGGTCATTAAGCTCCTTAATAAACTTAACGACAATGGTTTCCATGACATCAATTTCAAGATGGTTGAAGGGCACAATAGCGTCCAGCCTGTTACGGAATTCAGGACTGAAGATCTTTTCCACGGCCTTGAGGGCACGATCTTTGTCCACTCCGCCCACGCTGGCAGAGCCGAAACCGATTCCGCCTCTGGTCATCTCACGGGCCCCGGCGTTGGAAGTCATAAGCAGCAGAACATGTCTGAAATCTGCCTTACGGCCGTTATTATCGGTAAGGGTTGCATAATCCATTACCTGTAAAAGAATGTTGAAGACATCCTCGTGAGCCTTTTCAATTTCATCAAAAAGAATAACGCAATGAGGATTCTTGCGAACACCTTCGGTAAGCAGACCGCCCTGATCAAAACCGACATACCCCGGAGGCGCACCTATAAGACGGGCCACCGCGTGTTTCTCCATGTATTCACTCATGTCAAAACGCATGAAATGAACGCCCATGGTAGAAGCCAGCTGTCTGGCCAGTTCAGTCTTACCTACCCCGGTGGGACCGGTAAGCAGAAAAGAACCGGTAGGTCTGCCGACCTGCTTCATACCCGCACGGGAACGCAGAATAGCCCGGGTAATGATATCCACAGCCTCGTCCTGTCCGAACACAACAGACTTGAGATTAATATCCAGTTCCTGCAAACGGGAACGGTCGGACATTGTAATCTGTCGAGTGGGAATACGGGCCATCTTGGAGATAACCTTTTCCACATCGGAAACAACAATACGGTTATCCTTACGCTTACGCTGGCTGAGATTGTAAAAAGCCCCGGCTTCATCAATGACATCAATGGCCTTATCAGGCAGAAAACGTTCGTTTATATGCCTTGCAGAAAGCTCCGCAGCAGCCTTGATAGCCGAAGGAGCATAAAACACATTGTGATGTTCTTCGTAATAAGGCTTAAGCCCCTTGAGGATTTCTATGGTTTCCTCAACTGTTGGTTCACTTATGTCAATTTTCTGAAACCTGCGGGAAAGAGCACGGTCCTTTTCAAAATGATTCTTGTATTCTTCATAAGTGGTGGCACCAATACAACGGACTTCGCCGGAAGCTAGAAACGGTTTCAAAATATTGGATGCATCCATGGAACCGCCGCTTACCGCCCCGGCCCCAACGATGGTATGGATTTCATCGACAAAAAGGATTGCCCCTTCCTTGTGCTTAAGCTGGGCCAGCACTCCCTTGAGCCGGGATTCAAAATCACCGCGATACTTGGTTCCGGCCAACAGCGCTCCCATATCAAGAGCAAAGACATCAGTATTCTTAAAAGATGCCGGGACATTTTCTTTGGCAATGGCAAGGGCAAGCCCCTCGGCCATAGCAGTCTTGCCGACACCGGGATCACCGACAAAAATAGGGTTGTTCTTGCGTCTGCGGGAAAGGACCTGCAGAGTACGCTCAACCTCAAGATCACGTCCGATGAGCGGATCAATCTTACCGTCCCGCGCACGCTGTGTAAGGTTGGAAGTGAATTCTTCCAGCGGGGACTTCTTATCGTCCTTGCCGCCGGAGGGCTTACCTTCAGGGGAAGAGCTGCCAGCTCCGTGCCGGGGATTGGGGCTGATGTCCAATCCATCGGCCCATCCGCTTTCGCTCATGGAATGTGAAATATATTCAAGAATATCAAGGCGCGAAATATCATGGGTCTTGAGGAAATAGACCGCATAGGAATCCTCCTCCTCAAACATGGCAGCAATCACATCACCGACCTCGACCACATCCTTTCCGGCGGCTTTCTTCTGCCAGATAGCCCTTTGCAGAACGCGTCTTACGCCCAGAGTCTGAATGACTTCAGTGTCAACACCCGAGGGCAGGGGTTCAAGATTTTCATCAAAAAAACGTTCCAGCTGACTGCGGAGCCTGGAGAGCTCTGCCCCGCACCCGGCAAGGATGTCCGCTCCCATCTCCTCCTGAAGGACCGCATAAAGCAGATGTTCAAGAGTAAGGAATTCGTGATTTCTGAGCCTGACTTCGTTAACCGCAGAAGTCAATGCCTGTTCTAATGCCTTGCTGAGCATACTAGACCTCTTCGATTGTGCATTTCAGCGGGTAGCCTGCCTGCTGCGCAAGCTGCTTGACCATCTCAACGCGTGTTTCAGCAACTTCTGCCGTATAAACTCCACACACCCCGACTCCGTCATTATGGACCCTGAGCATTATCTGCGTGGATTCCTCTTCTGTTTTCCTGAAAACCTGCATAAGCACGGCTACAACGAATTCCATGGAAGTATAATCATCATTGTGCAGCAGCACCCTGAACTTCCTGGGTTCTTTAAGCTCGTCCTCAAGCAGTACATCCGACTCAAAATTTTCTTTATATTCAGCCATATTTCTTAGTTTTTAAATATTTTTATGTTTGACTATACTTAACAATAAGAACAATTTCCCCACCTGTCGAGGAAGAATTAATAATTTTTAAGCTGGGAAAACATTTAATCTCTATAAAACTGTCAGGTTAAAGCAATTTCTTAACTTCATCAGCACTGAAGACAAAATTTTCATCCTGCTCAAGTCCGGCTTCATTTCTGTAGTCTCGATTCAACTCATGGTATGTTTTTTTACTTGCATCTTCGGAGTTTAGTCCAAGCAGATCGGCACAAGCCAGAATTTTGTCTTCCATTCCCTCAATTTCAATAAACGGGCCAAAAGGAAGAAGATCAAGACAAATGTGGCAGTCCGCAAACTTCCACTCTTCCCTTATTTTTTCATAACAGAAGACCGGCTCATACCCCAAAACCTGTAAAGCCGCCACAGTCTCATCAAAATTCGAAACCTCGGTTTCATGCTCAATATAGACCTTGGCCTTGCCCGACACAGGATCAGCAGGAATACGCTTGACGGTCATAGTCACATTTTCCGCCTGCCGTACCCGTAACAATGCCGATCTTTTAAAAAGAGTACGTCCCGGATCATCAAGCACAATGTTACGTTCATAATGTCTGGTCAGGTGTTTACCACCCAACTTTTCCATAATCCTCCGTGCCTTGCCGTGATCAGCATTCAGGTATTTCAATTCTATTTCAAGGGCCATTTTACTTTTCTCTCTCAGCTTGAAGTGCTACAAACAAAAAATAAACAAACGTTACAGAAGGATATCATGCATAAATATTTATATATCGCTGCAGGCGGAGCTGCCGGAAGCCTCTGCCGTTATCTGGCCTCAGGTGTGGTTCAAAAAATGGTCGACTCATCCTTTCCGGCAGGGACATTTGCAGTCAACATGATCGGATGCCTTTTATTCGGGCTGGTAAACGGTATATTTGAGGATCGCCTCGGCTTTCCACCTGAGATGCGACTCCTGATCCTGACCGGATTCATGGGAGCCTTTACCACTTTTTCCACCTACATGTTCGAATCAGCCAGTCTGGTCAAATCCGGACAATGGGCCATGACAGCAATGAATATAGGCGGCCAAAGCATTCTTGGTTTTTTCTGCATTATAGGCGGACTGGCACTGGGCAGACTGATCGTTTCCTGATTTTTAAAAATTCTATTACACGGAGAAGCTGATATGACTTTAACCGAAAAGGCTGTAAGACTCAAAATTTTCACCGGTGAGGAAAATCGGCTCAAACACCGCCCCCTCTATGAAGTAATTGTTGAAGAAGCCCGCAAACAGGGACTCGTCGGAGCATCTGTCTACAGGGGGGTTATGGGTTACGGAGCAAACAGTCAGGTTCGCACCACTTCGATTCTAAGGCTTTCAGAAGACCTGCCATTAATCATCGAAATCATTGATAAACCAGAAAAAGTAGAAAAAATGATTGAGTTCCTGGCTGAAAACATGACAGAAGGACTGGTCACCTCCGAAGAGGTGAACGTAGTCATTCATAAACATAATGAAGGTGAAAAACAGTAAGAATCAGTCTCAGCGGTTGCAAAGACTGACAACCGCCCCCGGGATGTTCTTAAGTGGCATAACCTTATCCACCCCGCCAAGCTTGATTGCCTCCTGCGGCATGCCGAAGACTACGCAGGAGGCTTCATCCTGCGCTATGCAATGAGTTCCTACATCGTGCATTTCTTTCATGCCCTTTGCTCCGTCATCACCCATTCCGGTCATGATAACCGCAACTGCATTCTTTCCGGCACTTGCAGCACCGGACCGAAAAAGCACATCGACAGATGGCCTATGGCGGCTGACCAGCGGACCGTCTTTAATCTCCACATAATAGCGGGCTCCGGAACGCTTGAGGAGCATGTGTTTATTACCCGGTGCGATCAAAGCCTGCCCTCTTAACATACTGTCTCCGTCCTGTGCCTCTTTTACTGTTATCCGGCAAATTGTATTCAGTCTTGAAGCAAATGCAGCCGTAAATTTCTCCGGCATATGCTGAACAATAGCTATCCCCGGACAATCAAGGGGCATACTTTGCAGAAAACTCTGAATAGCCTCGGTCCCACCGGTGGAGGCACCCACAAGAACCACCTTTTCAGTGGTCTGCAAAGTAGTAGTTCTGGGACGGGACTTCGGCAGAACCGCATCCGCGGTAAGCTTGGGCTGAACTGTCATGGGCCGTGCTGAAAGTTTGCTCGGCTTGGTCATGGCCGCAGCCTTGACTACATCGCAAACCCTGATGCTTGATTCATCAAAAAACTTCTTGGTACCGATTTTCGGTTTGGTAATCACATCAATGGCCCCGTATTCAATCGCCTTCATATACGCGTCGGACCCCTGCTCAGTAAGGGTGGAACAGATAACCACCGGAATGGGGTGCTGCGTCATCAATTTGCGCAAAAAGGTCAACCCGTCCATTTTGGGCATTTCAATATCGAGAGTAATCACATCAGGGACAATCCGTTTCATGATTTCCGCAGCAGCGAAAGGATCACCGGCACTGCCAATAACTTCTATGGAAGAATCAGTAGAAAAAAGCTGCTGCAATGCCTGACGAACCAATGCAGAATCGTCTACAATCAAAACCTTTGTCTTCTTCATTACCTAAACCTTTTGATAAACAGTGGGAGCAATCTGCCTGACAGGAAGTTCCATCCCGGAAATGCTTTCGGAATGTCCGATGAACAGGTAACCGCCTTTGGACAATGTAGAACAAAATTTTTGAAACAACTTATATTGAGTCGCCCTATCAAAATATATGACAACATTACGACAAAAAATTATATCTTTTTGATCCTTGAAAGGAAAAGGCTCCATAAAATTAAGCCGTCTGAAATCAACTTTTTTACGTAATTCTGGAACCACACGGACAAGCGGCTTGTTCTTATCCTTGCTTTTGAGCAAATACTTTCTTTTCATGACCATAGGAACCACATCCACCTTACTCATGGGATATACGGCATTCATGGCCTTACGCAATATATCAGTGGAAATGTCTGTAGCCATCAACGAATATTTAAAATTTCGATTATTCTCCGTAAATTCCTCTAAAACCATACACAAAGTGTAAGGTTCTTCCCCGCTGGAACATCCGGCGGACCAGAGTTTTAACGGTCTTTTGTTACGCTGGCACAAATCAGGCAGGACAGTGCGGAGCAGGAGTTCAAAATGTTTCGGCTCCCGAAAAAAATCCGTGGTATTTGTGGTTACCACATCAATCAGCTGAGTCAGTTCCCTTTCAAATCCACCGGGGCTGAAAAGAAAATCACAATATTGCGAATGCTCAGACAAACCAAGAGCACGCAATCTTTTCTGGAGACGGGCTTCCAGCATGGTTTTCTTGGAAGGAGGCATCTTGATCCCGAATTCTTCTTTAATAAGCTTACTGAATTTCGCAAAATCAGCATCGCTCATTTTAGGAGTCAATCCGACCAAATTACTATCGGTCCCCTTTTTATTGTTTTTCAAAACCATCAGCCAGCCGCCTTTACTTCTGCCAATACAGTCCGGAAAAGTTTCGGAATATCAAGAATCAAGGCAAGGGTTCCATCTCCCTTGATGGTCGCGCCTGAAATACCCTCCACATCCCTGTAAACACGCCCGAGACTTTTAATTACGGTCTGATGCTCACCAATAACGGTATCCACCACAACCCCGATCCTGCTGCCGTCCAGTCCGGTAATAACTATCTGTTCAATAGGCGGAGAATCACCTTCCACCTCAAACCATTCACGGATTCTGATATACGGAACAATCTCCCCGCGCAGGTTCACAAACTGCTGACCGTTAGCCTCTTCTACATCCTTATTGGTTAACTCCACGCACTCTTCAACGAGAGAAAGCGGAATAACAAAATAATCATCACCCACCCTCACCTGCAGCCCGTCGATAATAGCAAGCGTCAAGGGCAGCCTGATGGTAATTACCGTACCTCTGCCCTCTTTACTGTTAATGTCAATGCTGCCGCGCAGGGTATCAATAGCACGCTTGACTACATCCATTCCTACCCCGCGCCCGGAAACATTAGTCACGCTTTTAGCCGTTGAAAATCCGGGCTCGAAAATAAGATTGAAAATTTCCTTATCAGAAAGATCCTGATCAGCAGATATAAGACCTTTCTCAACCGCTTTGCTCCTGATGGCCTCCTTGGACATGCCTTTGCCGTCGTCCTCAATAAGAATCATGACATCACCGCCGGAATGTTCAGCAGAAAGGGTAATGCTGCCCCTACGGGACTTGCCCTTTGCGCTGCGTGTCTCCGGATCTTCGATCCCATGGTCAATAGAATTGCGGAGCAGATGCACAAGAGGATCACCGAGCCTCTCAATCACAGTTTTATCCAGTTCGGTTTCAGCACCATTGGTATGCAGATCGATTTCTTTTCCCAGATCTTCTGACAGGTCACGCACCAACCTTCTGAACTTGCTGAAAGTAGTACCTATGGGCAGCATGCGTATTCCAAGGGTGCTGTCTCTTAGTTCATCAGAAAGACGCTCCAATTCCTCGGAAAGCGCAGTCAGGGAAGGGTCAGCTTTGGAACTGACTACCTGACTGATCTGGGCCTGAACAATAACCAACTCACCGACAAGATCCACAAGATAGTCCAATTTTTCGGCAGAAACCCTGATTGAAGACGCGGCATCAACCTTATTACGGGTCTTTCTGGAAGCGGTCTTAAATTCCTTGGCAGCATTCTGCTCGGCAAGGGCACTGTTAATCTTCTCTTTGCTGACCACACCTTTTTCGGCAAGCAATTCACCAAGCGGTTTCTGGTCTGCAAGCACGGCATCAATTGTTTCTGAAGGCACATCGCCCCTTTCCACAAGAATTTCGCCGAGCTTTTTCACGGGACACGCCTCGCCCGTCTTTATCATTTCATCAAGATCATCAGCATCATCAACAGCCCCAAAAAGATCTGCAAAATCCTCACGAGCCACTTCCCGGACATTCACTGAAACCGGGATATCAGTAAAAAAGAATATTTCCTCAACAGACATGGAATCGGCGTCACTCTCAAATACAATATCCCACCATGTCTCTTTCTCTTTATGAAGATTCTTGGAGCGAATATCCCCCAAACGTTCGAGTTCCTGCAATAATGAATCAAGACTCTCCTCTTCAACATCATTTCCCGCAGAAACCTTAATTATTATCTGGTACAGGCTCCTCAAAGGCAAATCTTCCGACTTGCCATCTTCCGGTGCATCTGCAGCTGGATCCAGCTCAGCTTCGGCGGTTGAAACATCGTCTTCGGCCTCCTCTTCACCAAGAGCACCTGCAGCAACATCCCTCAACCCATCCAATATTCCATTGCCAACACTTGAATCACCTTCCCCGGATGCAGATTCCAGCATGGAATAAATATGATCACGAGCAGAAAGGGACAAGGTAAGCAAAGGTTTAGATATGGGTAGTTCCCCGTTCCTGACCATATCAAATACGGTTTCCACCTCATGTGTAAATTCCGCAATGGCCTCAAAACCGAACATGGAACCGGACCCTTTGATTGTATGCAATGCCCTGAAAACACGATTTATTATATCCATATCATCAGGAACATCCTCAAGCTCAAGCAAGGAAGTCTCCAATTCACCCAGCAATTCGTACGCTTCTTCTTTGAATACTTGAGTTGTCATATCATCAGACATAAAAAAATCTCCAAGTCATTTGAATGAGCTGATAAACACTACTATTTTTAAACATTTAATCAATTTCAATCAAGAAGTATAATTATCAAACAGGTAAAAAAACAAAAAAAGACTCTTTGATATCAAAGAGCCTTGTATATTTTATATTTATAATCAAAAAAAGCTATCCGTAAATTGATTAAAGCTACAACTTCCTGCGCCGGGCAAGCATCCTAAGAGTCTTGCGTCTACGGTAACGGCGAATAAAGTAAAGTGCAATGAAATATGAAATTACAGCCAAGGGTAAGCCAAGCACAAATCCACCGAAGATAAGGATCGTCACACCCTGCCAGCCTATATCCATGAAATCTGAAACCTGCCACGCTGCCGGATCAAAAGCAATATCGATAGGCAGAAAGAAAGTCCCGATCTTGAATTGCACGTAGTAAAAAAGCAGCCAGTTGAAGGGATTTGATATCCAAGTGGCAATTGCAGCGGCAATCTTGCTGCTGCGGGTGATAAAAGCCATTACCACTGCGATAACTGTCTGCAGCGGCAATCCCGGGATAACCGGGAAACATCCCCCGAACACCCCGCAGGCGATCCCCATGGCAATAGTATGGGGCGAAGCATTAATTCGCATCACCTTGAGATAATACAATTTGAAAAGCCGTTTGAGCTTATCCGTCCTGCTGTGATTTCTCTGCATCAACTTCCCTTTGCTGATTATTTTTCACTTGTTCCCATCTCTGTACCGGATCAATCCAGAACATCGAAGCTATGGAATTTCATGGCAAAACCGGCTCTGCCCTGAGTAGCCGACCTGAGCTCGGTGGAAAACCCGAACATATTTCGCAGAGGCGACAAAGCCTGCACTATCTTCTGGCTGTTGCGGTCCAGCATATTTTCAATGCGTGCTCCTTTGGCACCCAGCAAACCGATAACATCGCCTACAAATTCTTCGGGAACAGAAACTTCCACGTCCATTATCGGTTCCATAAGCTTAGGCGATGAGGCAGCCAGAGCGGCCTTGAGAGCCCGACCCGCAGCCATATGGTAGCCGGGAACGCTGGAGTCACCGTCCCGTCGGCGCAATTCCAGAATGCGCACTTTCACATCCTGAACCGGAAAACCCTTTATCACTCCACTTTGCAGACCGTCATCAATCCCCTCTGCGACAGCATCCAGCCAATCAGAAGGCCACTCTTGCGAATCGATTTCGAAAACAATATCCCGGCCGGAACCACGCTCCTTAGGTTCAACCGCCAGGCGGACATATCCATAATGCTTATCCTCACCGAGAATTTTATCAAATTCTTCTTCAGCTTCAGCATTCCTGCCCGGAACTTCCTGATAAACAACCTGAGGTTTACCAGATCTGGGATCGAGTTTGTACTCCCGTCTCATACGGTCCAGAACAACTTCAAGATGAAGTTCTCCCATACCAGAAAGGAGAATCTGCCCGGTATCTTCATCCGTATTGAGAGCTAGAGTCGGGTCTTCCTGAAGATACTTATCAAGCACTTCTTCAAGTTTATCGGATTCATCCACATTACGCGGCTCAATGGCCATTGATATAACCGGCTTGTACATCTCGATCTGTTCCAGCACCAGCGGAGTTTCCGCAGTGGATAGAGTGTCTCCGGTGCGGGTATCCTTCAGGCCTGCAGCTCCGACAATATCACCGACCCCGGCCACATCAAGACGTTCCTTACGTCCGGCATGCATTTTAAAAAGACGGGCAACTCGCTCATCTTTTCCCTGCGTGAAGTTCTTTACCGTATCTCCGGCCTCGATTTTGCCGGAATAAATACGCATCAGTACCATTTTACGCCCTGAATCCATGACGACCTTGAAAGCAAGAGCCTGAAAAGGACCGCCTGCAACAGGTTCAACAACCTGCTCAACCCCGGTTTTAGGATTTATCCCACTAACTTTCGAAGCTTCCAGCGGGCTGGGTAAAAATTTTCCGACCCCGTCCATCAAAGGCTGTACACCCACATTTTTCAGCGCCGATCCTGCAAAAACCGGAACAAGCTTTAACCCAAGGGTTGCCTTGCGGATTATTTCATCAATGTATGACGGATCAATATCATCTTCCAGATAGCGTTCCATGAACTCGTCATCAACTTCTGAAAGCGTATCGCACATACGTTCCCGCCAAGGAGCGATAAATTCTTCATCCCGTTCATCCAGATCAAGCACATCAAATTCTTCACCATTGCTGTCCGGGTCAAAGACAAGCTTTTTCATGCGGATCACATCATAAACAGCACCGAATTCATCCCCGGAACCGTCAGGTATCTGCACGGGCAGGCTTTTTATCCCGAGTTTTGCGGACATGGCCTCAAGCACCGCTTCGAAATCTGCGCCAAGACGGTCCATTTTGTTGATGAATACCAGCTTGGGAACAGAGTAAGCCTCGCTCTGGCGCCAGACAGTTTCTGACTGCGGTTCAACTCCGCCGACAGCACAGAAGACTCCTACGGCCCCATCCAGTACACGTAGCGAGCGCTCCACTTCAATAGTGAAATCCACATGTCCGGGAGTATCGATAATGTTAATCGTTTTATCACCCCAGTAGCAGGTGGTCACTGCTGAAGTAATAGTGATGCCGCGCTCCTGCTCTTCAGGCATGTAATCCATGGTGGCCGTACCTTCGTGGACTTCTCCCAATCTGTGGATACGGCCTGAAAAATAAAGCATGCGCTCAGTCACCGTAGTTTTACCGGCATCAATATGAGCAATAATTCCAATATTTCGTATTTTTCCAATACCTTTTGCAGAAAAATCAGGCTTAACGTTCACGGACCACCTTCCCTTTCTAAAACTTATTCAGCAACAGCAAGAGCAACACATTCACGCTTGAAAAAAGAACTGTTAAAACCGTTCCACAACCAGCAGCCTTCCTGACCATGGGCCAAAACGATGTTAAAAGTCATC encodes the following:
- the aat gene encoding leucyl/phenylalanyl-tRNA--protein transferase; protein product: MVVYRLIEDPIFPHPDEAEPDGLLAVGGDLSPERLLSAYASGIFPWYDERSPILWWSLDPRLILKFDKLHISRRVRRKIRKKEYTVTFDRAFENVISNCARKFRPGQAGTWILPEMIEAYVKLHKLGFAHSVEVWNREGRLAGGLYGVSLGKFFSGESMFFLEPDASKVGFSYIVQWLKNREFHFVDCQQPTDHLKSLGAEEVSREYFLERLDESLEFPALRGRWEFMEGEYEMITKILS
- the clpA gene encoding ATP-dependent Clp protease ATP-binding subunit ClpA gives rise to the protein MLSKALEQALTSAVNEVRLRNHEFLTLEHLLYAVLQEEMGADILAGCGAELSRLRSQLERFFDENLEPLPSGVDTEVIQTLGVRRVLQRAIWQKKAAGKDVVEVGDVIAAMFEEEDSYAVYFLKTHDISRLDILEYISHSMSESGWADGLDISPNPRHGAGSSSPEGKPSGGKDDKKSPLEEFTSNLTQRARDGKIDPLIGRDLEVERTLQVLSRRRKNNPIFVGDPGVGKTAMAEGLALAIAKENVPASFKNTDVFALDMGALLAGTKYRGDFESRLKGVLAQLKHKEGAILFVDEIHTIVGAGAVSGGSMDASNILKPFLASGEVRCIGATTYEEYKNHFEKDRALSRRFQKIDISEPTVEETIEILKGLKPYYEEHHNVFYAPSAIKAAAELSARHINERFLPDKAIDVIDEAGAFYNLSQRKRKDNRIVVSDVEKVISKMARIPTRQITMSDRSRLQELDINLKSVVFGQDEAVDIITRAILRSRAGMKQVGRPTGSFLLTGPTGVGKTELARQLASTMGVHFMRFDMSEYMEKHAVARLIGAPPGYVGFDQGGLLTEGVRKNPHCVILFDEIEKAHEDVFNILLQVMDYATLTDNNGRKADFRHVLLLMTSNAGAREMTRGGIGFGSASVGGVDKDRALKAVEKIFSPEFRNRLDAIVPFNHLEIDVMETIVVKFIKELNDQLLENRVSIEVDKKARHWLAEKGHDPAYGARPMARLIQTSIKDEIADEILFGRLVKGGTVTVSTKGKGEEEELSFKFKPVGKN
- the clpS gene encoding ATP-dependent Clp protease adapter ClpS produces the protein MAEYKENFESDVLLEDELKEPRKFRVLLHNDDYTSMEFVVAVLMQVFRKTEEESTQIMLRVHNDGVGVCGVYTAEVAETRVEMVKQLAQQAGYPLKCTIEEV
- a CDS encoding class IV adenylate cyclase — translated: MALEIELKYLNADHGKARRIMEKLGGKHLTRHYERNIVLDDPGRTLFKRSALLRVRQAENVTMTVKRIPADPVSGKAKVYIEHETEVSNFDETVAALQVLGYEPVFCYEKIREEWKFADCHICLDLLPFGPFIEIEGMEDKILACADLLGLNSEDASKKTYHELNRDYRNEAGLEQDENFVFSADEVKKLL
- the crcB gene encoding fluoride efflux transporter CrcB is translated as MHKYLYIAAGGAAGSLCRYLASGVVQKMVDSSFPAGTFAVNMIGCLLFGLVNGIFEDRLGFPPEMRLLILTGFMGAFTTFSTYMFESASLVKSGQWAMTAMNIGGQSILGFFCIIGGLALGRLIVS
- a CDS encoding DUF190 domain-containing protein — its product is MTLTEKAVRLKIFTGEENRLKHRPLYEVIVEEARKQGLVGASVYRGVMGYGANSQVRTTSILRLSEDLPLIIEIIDKPEKVEKMIEFLAENMTEGLVTSEEVNVVIHKHNEGEKQ
- a CDS encoding chemotaxis response regulator protein-glutamate methylesterase, which produces MKKTKVLIVDDSALVRQALQQLFSTDSSIEVIGSAGDPFAAAEIMKRIVPDVITLDIEMPKMDGLTFLRKLMTQHPIPVVICSTLTEQGSDAYMKAIEYGAIDVITKPKIGTKKFFDESSIRVCDVVKAAAMTKPSKLSARPMTVQPKLTADAVLPKSRPRTTTLQTTEKVVLVGASTGGTEAIQSFLQSMPLDCPGIAIVQHMPEKFTAAFASRLNTICRITVKEAQDGDSMLRGQALIAPGNKHMLLKRSGARYYVEIKDGPLVSRHRPSVDVLFRSGAASAGKNAVAVIMTGMGDDGAKGMKEMHDVGTHCIAQDEASCVVFGMPQEAIKLGGVDKVMPLKNIPGAVVSLCNR
- a CDS encoding protein-glutamate O-methyltransferase; the protein is MVLKNNKKGTDSNLVGLTPKMSDADFAKFSKLIKEEFGIKMPPSKKTMLEARLQKRLRALGLSEHSQYCDFLFSPGGFERELTQLIDVVTTNTTDFFREPKHFELLLRTVLPDLCQRNKRPLKLWSAGCSSGEEPYTLCMVLEEFTENNRNFKYSLMATDISTDILRKAMNAVYPMSKVDVVPMVMKRKYLLKSKDKNKPLVRVVPELRKKVDFRRLNFMEPFPFKDQKDIIFCRNVVIYFDRATQYKLFQKFCSTLSKGGYLFIGHSESISGMELPVRQIAPTVYQKV